A genomic segment from Solidesulfovibrio carbinolicus encodes:
- a CDS encoding SDR family oxidoreductase, with protein MHVLLLGATGMLGTAFAFKFAEKGLPFTPLGHRDLRIESADSVAAAFAAHPADVVVNCTGIVSINPCEDDPEHCTAVNALGALYVSRQAAARGMTMVQFSSHAVFDGQKEGFYTEDDVPRPQSVYAVSKYACEVYAALCPSHYVLRVPAMFGPRRNDSLGFVDKMLAFMEQGRELRVADDKIDSPTYSLDVAETAIGLLSDKAPYGLYHAANDGCVSYYDFIDAVREMTGLQATLHRAKDADFPSRVPKPLRTAMRSVKLPALRGWREALADYLQSRGRQAGQSR; from the coding sequence ATGCACGTCCTGCTTCTTGGCGCAACGGGAATGCTCGGCACGGCCTTTGCTTTTAAATTTGCCGAAAAAGGCCTTCCCTTCACCCCCCTGGGGCACCGGGACTTGCGCATCGAATCGGCCGACTCCGTGGCGGCGGCCTTCGCCGCCCATCCCGCCGACGTGGTCGTCAACTGCACGGGCATCGTCAGCATCAATCCCTGCGAGGACGATCCCGAGCACTGCACCGCCGTCAACGCCCTGGGCGCGCTCTACGTCTCGCGCCAAGCGGCCGCCCGGGGCATGACCATGGTGCAGTTCAGCTCCCATGCCGTGTTCGACGGCCAGAAAGAAGGCTTTTACACCGAGGACGACGTGCCCCGGCCCCAAAGCGTCTACGCCGTGTCGAAATACGCCTGCGAGGTCTACGCCGCCCTGTGCCCCAGCCACTACGTCCTGCGCGTGCCGGCCATGTTCGGCCCCCGGCGTAACGACTCCCTGGGCTTTGTCGACAAGATGCTCGCCTTCATGGAACAGGGGCGCGAACTGCGCGTGGCCGACGACAAGATCGATTCGCCGACCTACAGCCTGGACGTGGCCGAAACGGCCATCGGCCTGCTTTCGGACAAGGCCCCTTACGGCCTCTACCACGCCGCCAACGACGGCTGCGTGAGCTATTACGACTTCATCGACGCCGTGCGCGAGATGACCGGGTTGCAGGCGACCCTGCATCGGGCCAAGGACGCGGATTTTCCTTCCCGCGTGCCCAAGCCCTTGCGCACGGCCATGCGCTCGGTCAAACTCCCCGCCTTGCGCGGCTGGCGCGAAGCCCTGGCCGACTATCTCCAATCCCGCGGCCGCCAGGCCGGCCAAAGCCGTTGA